The genomic DNA CATATCCATTATAAGATATTTACACTGTTCTACTAATATTTCAGTATCTGATCTTGGAATTAAAACTCTTTCGTCTACTTTAAATGGATATCCATAAAATTCCCATTCACCAAGTAAATATTGTAGTGGTTTCCTATCTTTTCCTCTAGCGACTAATAATTCTTTTATTTCCTTTAATTCTTTTTCTTCAATTTTTCTATTAAAAGTAAGTGTAAGAGTGTTTCGTCCTGTTTTTAGAACATGAGCAAAAATATATTCTGCATCTAATTTTGCATTTGGAACTTGATATTTTTCAAGATATTCCACAGATTTTTTCAAAATATAGTTATTTTCCTGTCTATAATCTTTTAAATCCAAATCTGTCTCTCCTTTTTCTTTAATCAATTGATCAAACCCAATTTTTCTACTAACCATCTCTTTTAAATATGATTTTATTATCTCTTTTTCATTTTGCTCTAACATTCTATCAAAATAAACATAAAGGCTTATTCTATTTATATTTAAAACACTTGCTATTAGTTTTTCACTTTCAAGTCTGGGTTTTGAAAAAGAGTATTTTTGCAAATACTCTTCTGAAAATTTCAATATATCAAGTAAATTCATTCTACTCTTCTGTTGAGCTAGCTAGCATCTCAGCTTGGTTAAATGTAATCAATGCATCTATCATTTCATCTAGATCTCCATCTAAAAATGAATCTAATTGATGTACTGTAAATTTAATTCTATGGTCTGTTATTCTTCCTTGTGGGAAGTTATATGTTCTTATCTTTTCAGATCTATCCCCAGTTCCTACTTGAAGTTTTCTTTCACTTTCAACTTGGCTTCTTTGTTTTTCACATTCCATTTCATAAAGTTTTGAAACTAAGTGTTTCATAGCTTTTTCTCTGTTTTTTAATTGTGATCTTTCATCTTGACATTGAACTACTATTCCTGTTGGAAGGTGAGTAATTCTGACAGCAGAGTCAGTCATGTTAACGTGTTGTCCACCTGCTCCACCTGATCTATATGTGTCAATTTTTAAATCTTTTGCATCTATTTTTACTTCTTTTACATCTTCTACTTCTGGTAGTACAGCAACTGTAGCAGTTGATGTATGAACTCTTCCAGCTGATTCTGTTTCTGGAACTCTTTGTACTCTGTGTACTCCAGATTCAAATTTTAATCTTGAGTATGCTCCAAAACCATTAATACTAAATACAGCTTCTTTTATTCCACCAATACCAATTTCTTGTTTTTCTATTACTTCTACTTTCCATTTTCTTCTTTCAGCATATCTATTGTACATTCTGAAAAGATCTCCAGCAAATAAAGCGGCTTCGTCTCCACCTGCTCCACCTCTTATTTCAACAATAACGTTTTTATCATCATTTTCATCTTTTGGAAGTAAAAGTATCTTTAGTTCATTCTCATAATCAGGAAGTTTTTCTTCTAATTCTCTTTGTTCTTCATTCATCATTTCTCTCATATCTGGATCTTTTTCATGTTTTATATTTTCTTTTATAAATTGAAGATCCTCATTAAGAGCTTTATATTCCTTATATTTCTCAACAATAGGAGTTATCTCAGCTAATGCTTTATTACATTCCATCATTTTTGTTGGATCTCCTAGTATTTCAGGTGATCCTAATGTTTTATTAAGGTCATCATATTTTCTTACTACTTCTTCTAACTTCGCGAACACTCTTTCTCATCTCCTTTTTCTACACTATAACTTAATAAGTATATCATATTTTTAGCAAAAAATCAATTTATGATACTACAATATAAAAAAGCTTTAACGAACTTTCATTAAAGCTTTTTGCTGTATTATTTTCCTGAATTAAGTCTCTTTATTGCTAGATCTCTAGCTTTCAAATATTGCTCTTGGCTTATGTATTTCTGCATCTGTATTTGACTTCTTATTCTATTTTTTAAGATATTAGTTTCTATCAATCCAATTTTATCAAAGATAGCATCTATCTTTTCTAGATTTGCTTCAGGGCCTTCAAGAACATATTTGTTGACTTCAAGCTCCAGTTGTTTCTTTTCTAAAAGAAGCATCTGATAGTTTATACTTACTTTATCAACCATAATCTTGGCGTTCTCTATATTCTCTTGCGAAACTCCAACCTTTTTAAAATCTTCATCAGAAATTATTCCCAACCCTTCTGATGCATAGACTGCAGAAGAGCATGCCAATATAACAATATAATAAAAAAGTTTTCTCATTGATGTCCTCCACTATATCTGTCTATCTAAACCAAATAATTCATCAGTATTTATCTCTACTCTTTTGTCGTCAAACAACTTGTTATCAAAGAAATGATCAATTGAAAGATCGCTTTTTTTCTTATCCGGCTGTGATACAGCTGTTGCTACTGCATAATTTGTTGCGCTTTCAAGAGGATTATTTCTTGTAATCATTTGATAAGTTGAGCTTGTAAACATTCCTAATACAAATAAAGATAAAGAAAACCATCTACTTTTCTTCCCCTTACTCTTTTCCTCAGCTAATAGCTGCTTATAAATATTAGCTCTTACTCTATCTTTTGGTGATGTCATACTAATTTCCTCCCATATCCTTAATTGCTTTATAATATACAGACTTTACTGTGGAAATATTCATGTCTTTCATTTCTGCTATCTCTTTCAACTTATATCCATATATATCTTTTAAAACAACAATCTCCCTCTCCTTTGGAGATAAAAGTTTCAGTTTTTGCTCAAGAATAACATTTGTTTCTGCACTTGTTGTACTATCAATACCTAATATTTCCTCATTAATATCTAATTCAATCTTTCTTTTTCTAAAGAAATCATAAATCTTATTAATTGCAATTTTGTATATCCAGGTATATAT from Fusobacterium hominis includes the following:
- the prmC gene encoding peptide chain release factor N(5)-glutamine methyltransferase; this translates as MNLLDILKFSEEYLQKYSFSKPRLESEKLIASVLNINRISLYVYFDRMLEQNEKEIIKSYLKEMVSRKIGFDQLIKEKGETDLDLKDYRQENNYILKKSVEYLEKYQVPNAKLDAEYIFAHVLKTGRNTLTLTFNRKIEEKELKEIKELLVARGKDRKPLQYLLGEWEFYGYPFKVDERVLIPRSDTEILVEQCKYLIMDMEKPKVCDIGTGSGAIAISLGKEVSNAQVLGLDISEKALEVAKENRDLNKASNVKFLKSDVFDILKEDKYKSARFDLIVSNPPYIPVEEYNTLMPEVLKYEPKNALTDNNDGYLFYERISKEAGNYLVENGYLAFEVGYNQAQKVSEIMRENSFEIISIVKDYGDIERVVIGRKSEEK
- a CDS encoding RNA polymerase sigma factor; translated protein: MDFDEIFEKYFDRIYYKVLGAVKNPEDAEDISQEVFISVYKNLGKFRSESNIYTWIYKIAINKIYDFFRKRKIELDINEEILGIDSTTSAETNVILEQKLKLLSPKEREIVVLKDIYGYKLKEIAEMKDMNISTVKSVYYKAIKDMGGN
- the prfA gene encoding peptide chain release factor 1, coding for MFAKLEEVVRKYDDLNKTLGSPEILGDPTKMMECNKALAEITPIVEKYKEYKALNEDLQFIKENIKHEKDPDMREMMNEEQRELEEKLPDYENELKILLLPKDENDDKNVIVEIRGGAGGDEAALFAGDLFRMYNRYAERRKWKVEVIEKQEIGIGGIKEAVFSINGFGAYSRLKFESGVHRVQRVPETESAGRVHTSTATVAVLPEVEDVKEVKIDAKDLKIDTYRSGGAGGQHVNMTDSAVRITHLPTGIVVQCQDERSQLKNREKAMKHLVSKLYEMECEKQRSQVESERKLQVGTGDRSEKIRTYNFPQGRITDHRIKFTVHQLDSFLDGDLDEMIDALITFNQAEMLASSTEE